The following proteins are encoded in a genomic region of Brachypodium distachyon strain Bd21 chromosome 1, Brachypodium_distachyon_v3.0, whole genome shotgun sequence:
- the LOC100831763 gene encoding WD40 repeat-containing protein HOS15, which yields MGGITSAELNFLVFRYLQESGFVHAAFTLGYEAGIHKGGIDGNVVPPGALITIVQKGLQYIELEANTDENDEEVEKDFALLEPLEIITKDVEELQQIVKKRKRERLQIDLEKDKGKETECIEEHEQHPGGEREREHHDKEKEQEREKDKTERDKAQEKEKEREKQHTERTDKLKHEEDSLASGGPTPMDVSTGHEIFSTDVTVLEGHSSEVFACAWSPAGSLLASGSGDSTARIWTIPDGPCGSIQSSPTSVHVLKHFKGRTNEKSKDVTTLDWNGEGTLLATGSYDGQARIWSRDGELKQTLFKHKGPIFSLKWNKKGDFLLSGSVDKTAIVWDTKTWECKQQFEFHSAPTLDVDWRNNTSFATCSTDNMIYVCKIGDARPVKSFSGHQSEVNAIKWDPTGCLLASCSDDWTAKIWSLKQDKCVYDFKEHTKEIYTIRWSPTGPGTNNPNQQLLLASASFDSSIKLWEVEHGRLLYSLAGHRQPVYSVAFSPDGEYLASGSLDQSLHIWSVKEGRILKTYRGSGGIFEVCWNKEGSKIAACFSNNTVCVMDFRM from the exons ATGGGAGGGATTACATCGGCGGAGCTCAACTTCCTCGTCTTTCGCTACCTCCAGGAATCCG GTTTTGTTCATGCTGCATTTACTTTAGGGTATGAAGCAGGGATCCACAAGGGTGGGATAGATGGAAATGTTGTCCCCCCTGGTGCTCTTATCACAATTGTGCAGAAAGGCCTCCAGTACATAGAATTGGAAGCAAATACAGATGAA AATGATGAAGAAGTTGAGAAAGATTTTGCTCTTCTGGAGCCTCTTGAAATAATCACAAAAGATGTTGAAGAGTTGCAACAGATTGTGAAGAAGCGAAAAAGGGAGAGGCTTCAAATTGACCTTGAAAAGGACAAGGGAAAAGAGACAGAATGCATTGAGGAGCATGAACAGCATCCTGGAGGTGAACGTGAGAGAGAGCACCACGACAAAGAGAAAGAGCAAGAGAGGGAAAAAGACAAAACTGAGAGAGACAAGGCgcaagagaaagagaaagagagggaaaaACAACATACAGAGCGTACTGATAAGCTTAAGCATGAAGAGGATTCCCTTGCCAGTGGAG GTCCTACACCAATGGACGTAAGTACAGGCCATGAAATTTTTAGTACGGATGTAACCGTTTTGGAAGGGCATAGTTCAGAG GTTTTTGCCTGTGCATGGAGCCCAGCTGGTTCTCTTCTAGCTTCAGG GTCAGGAGACTCAACAGCTAGAATTTGGACAATTCCTGATGGTCCATGCGGTTCCATCCAATCATCTCCTACAAGTGTTCATGTTCTAAAACATTTTAAGGGCAGGACTAATGAGAAGAGCAAGGATGTCACCACACTTGACTGGAAT GGGGAAGGAACACTATTAGCTACAGGCTCCTATGATGGGCAGGCAAGAATATGGAGTAGGGATG GAGAGTTGAAGCAAACTTTGTTCAAACACAAGGGACCTATATTTTCCTTGAAATGGAATAAGAAAGGGGATTTTCTCCTAAGTGGCAGCGTAGACAAAACTGCTATTGTGTGGGATACAAAGACATGGGAGTGCAAGCAGCAATTTGAATTTCATTCAG CTCCAACACTAGATGTTGATTGGCGAAACAATACCTCTTTTGCAACATGCTCAACTGATAACATGATCTATGTTTGCAAGATTGGGGATGCACGTCCAGTTAAATCATTCAGTGGCCATCAG AGTGAAGTTAATGCTATCAAGTGGGATCCAACTGGTTGTTTGTTGGCTTCTTGTTCTGATGATTGGACTGCAAAG ATATGGAGTTTGAAGCAGGATAAATGTGTATACGATTTTAAAGAGCATACCAAG GAAATATACACTATTAGGTGGAGCCCAACAGGTCCAGGAACAAATAATCCCAATCAACAGCTTCTTTTGGCGAG CGCATCTTTTGATTCTTCTATCAAGCTGTGGGAAGTTGAGCATGGACGCCTTCTTTACAGCTTGGCTGGTCATAG GCAGCCAGTTTATTCTGTGGCATTTAGCCCCGATGGCGAGTACTTGGCTAGCGGGTCCCTGGACCAAAGCCTCCATATATGGTCTGTCAAAGAAGGCAGGATCTTGAAGACCTACAGAGGGAGCGGTGGCATTTTTGAAGTCTGCTGGAACAAAGAAGGCAGCAAGATAGCAGCATGCTTCTCCAACAACACGGTCTGTGTCATGGATTTCAGGATGTAG